In the Lysinibacillus sp. PLM2 genome, one interval contains:
- a CDS encoding DUF2929 domain-containing protein: protein MQYIMTFIWSFLLVTMLNYVVSSVLGAHFDFVTGAIISVVFSIIILIMTAVIPNEPTPDAEHH, encoded by the coding sequence ATGCAATATATCATGACATTTATCTGGTCATTCTTATTAGTAACAATGTTGAACTATGTTGTTAGTTCAGTATTAGGTGCTCACTTTGATTTTGTAACTGGTGCAATTATCTCAGTTGTGTTCTCTATCATAATTTTAATTATGACTGCAGTTATTCCAAATGAACCAACTCCAGATGCAGAACATCACTAA
- a CDS encoding Crp/Fnr family transcriptional regulator, whose product MVVLDNSPLNFHRLFENNGQFLKVDKGNHIFREGEMAHDIFLIKEGKVQISKEQESGKELTIRICGKGSILGETTLFSQIGSHSTSAIALSQTEIFSLSKKDLELLLTEQPALLIEYLKWLQNENIKNQSLIRDLVMNGKKGALYSTLIRLSNTYGEITDDNNIFINFNLTNTEIANLCSTSREMINRMLNDLRKQNILSIEKGYITIHDLNYLKAEICCDNCPIEICRID is encoded by the coding sequence TTGGTCGTATTAGATAATTCTCCTTTGAATTTTCATCGTTTATTCGAGAATAACGGACAATTTCTTAAAGTCGATAAAGGAAATCATATATTTCGAGAAGGCGAAATGGCTCATGATATTTTTTTAATTAAAGAGGGTAAAGTTCAAATTAGTAAAGAACAAGAAAGTGGTAAGGAATTAACAATCCGGATATGTGGGAAAGGCAGCATTCTTGGAGAAACTACATTATTTAGTCAAATTGGCTCCCATTCAACATCCGCTATTGCATTAAGCCAAACTGAAATTTTCTCATTAAGTAAAAAAGATTTAGAGTTGTTGTTAACAGAACAGCCTGCCTTGCTTATCGAATATTTAAAATGGCTTCAAAATGAAAATATTAAAAACCAAAGTTTGATCCGTGATTTGGTGATGAACGGAAAAAAAGGTGCACTCTATTCAACATTAATACGTTTGTCCAATACTTATGGTGAAATAACGGATGATAATAACATTTTCATTAATTTTAATCTAACAAACACTGAAATAGCTAACCTCTGCTCGACAAGTCGAGAAATGATCAATCGTATGTTAAATGATTTAAGAAAACAAAACATACTTTCGATTGAAAAAGGTTATATTACAATTCATGATTTAAACTATTTAAAAGCTGAAATTTGCTGTGATAACTGTCCAATTGAAATTTGTAGGATTGACTAG
- the clpB gene encoding chaperone protein ClpB, which produces MQFQQQDNRKPLEQFGRNLIEEVKKGKMDPVIGRDEEIRNVIRILSRKTKNNPVLIGEPGVGKTAIVEGLAQRIVRKDVPEGLKDCVLYELDMSALIAGASYRGQFEERLKGVLKEVKESEGRIILFIDEIHTIVGAGKTDGAMDAGNMLKPMLARGELHCIGATTLDEYRMYIEKDPALERRFQQVLVREPSIEDTVSILRGLKERFELHHGVRIHDRAIIAAAQLSNRYITDRFLPDKAIDLIDEACAMIRTEIDSMPQELDMVTRRVMQLEIEEQALTKEKDEASKKRLEALKEELQLLKTKQQTMKEQWEFEKQGLQTIQHKREQLDRFRRELEDAESKYDLNKAAELRHGKIPALEKELAALEEEMKKGSETRILREEVTADEIASIISRWTGIPVTKLVEGEREKLLKLKETLHERVVGQDTAVDLVTEAVWRARAGIQDPNRPIGSFIFLGPTGVGKTELAKALAAQLFDSEDHFIRIDMSEYMEKHSVSRLVGAPPGYVGYEEGGQLTESVRRNPYSVILLDEIEKAHPDVANILLQILDDGRITDSQGRLVNFTNTVIIMTSNIGSQFLLEQELKNSVEDLVMTELRLHFKPELLNRVDDIIMFHALGSDHFTAITWKYIKQLQARIAEQEVDLKVDESVVEWVVEHGVDPQFGARPLKRFIQRHVETAVARELLKGEVVPGDMLNITMKNQELLVTK; this is translated from the coding sequence ATGCAATTTCAACAACAAGATAATCGAAAACCATTGGAGCAGTTTGGTCGTAATTTAATAGAAGAAGTAAAAAAAGGAAAAATGGATCCAGTCATTGGACGTGATGAAGAAATCCGCAACGTGATACGAATATTATCTAGAAAAACAAAAAACAATCCAGTTTTAATCGGAGAGCCTGGTGTAGGAAAAACAGCCATTGTAGAAGGATTGGCACAACGTATCGTTCGAAAAGACGTCCCAGAAGGTTTAAAGGATTGCGTGCTATATGAATTAGATATGAGCGCTTTAATTGCAGGTGCAAGCTACCGTGGGCAATTTGAAGAACGATTAAAAGGTGTATTAAAAGAAGTAAAAGAATCAGAAGGTCGTATTATTTTATTTATTGATGAAATCCATACCATTGTAGGGGCTGGAAAAACAGACGGTGCAATGGATGCTGGTAATATGTTAAAGCCTATGTTAGCACGAGGAGAGCTTCATTGTATTGGTGCAACTACGCTGGACGAATACCGTATGTATATTGAAAAAGATCCCGCTTTAGAACGTCGATTCCAACAAGTATTGGTTCGTGAGCCATCGATTGAAGATACCGTTTCGATTTTACGTGGGTTAAAGGAGCGATTTGAATTACATCACGGTGTTCGTATACATGACCGCGCAATCATTGCTGCTGCCCAGCTATCAAATCGATATATAACAGATCGCTTCTTGCCTGATAAAGCCATTGATTTAATAGACGAAGCCTGTGCCATGATTCGTACAGAGATTGATTCCATGCCACAGGAATTGGACATGGTCACAAGACGAGTCATGCAGCTTGAAATTGAAGAGCAAGCATTGACAAAAGAAAAAGATGAAGCAAGTAAAAAGCGTCTAGAGGCACTAAAAGAAGAATTGCAATTACTAAAAACTAAACAACAAACGATGAAAGAACAATGGGAGTTTGAAAAACAAGGCTTACAGACGATTCAACATAAGCGAGAGCAATTGGATCGATTTCGTAGAGAACTAGAGGATGCAGAAAGTAAATATGATTTAAATAAAGCAGCAGAATTACGTCATGGTAAAATTCCTGCATTAGAAAAGGAACTAGCAGCCTTAGAAGAGGAAATGAAAAAAGGGTCTGAAACTAGAATATTGCGAGAAGAAGTTACGGCTGATGAAATTGCTTCAATTATTTCAAGATGGACGGGCATACCTGTTACGAAGCTTGTAGAGGGTGAAAGAGAAAAACTTTTAAAACTAAAGGAAACACTACATGAACGTGTTGTTGGTCAAGATACAGCTGTTGATCTCGTCACAGAAGCAGTTTGGCGTGCACGTGCAGGTATTCAGGATCCGAATCGTCCAATCGGTTCATTTATCTTCTTAGGACCTACAGGGGTAGGGAAGACAGAGCTTGCAAAAGCCTTAGCTGCCCAATTATTTGATTCAGAGGACCATTTCATAAGAATTGATATGAGTGAGTATATGGAAAAGCATAGTGTTTCAAGACTTGTTGGTGCCCCTCCAGGTTATGTCGGCTATGAAGAAGGAGGACAATTAACGGAAAGTGTAAGGAGAAATCCGTATTCCGTTATTTTACTTGATGAAATAGAGAAGGCTCATCCAGATGTAGCAAATATTTTGTTGCAAATATTAGATGACGGTCGCATTACAGATAGCCAGGGTAGACTAGTTAACTTTACAAATACTGTTATTATTATGACTTCAAATATTGGTTCACAATTTTTGCTTGAACAAGAACTAAAGAATTCAGTGGAAGATTTAGTCATGACTGAACTACGTCTACATTTTAAACCTGAATTGCTAAATCGTGTGGATGATATTATTATGTTCCATGCACTAGGTTCAGATCATTTTACAGCGATTACTTGGAAGTATATTAAGCAATTACAAGCTCGTATCGCAGAGCAAGAGGTTGATTTGAAGGTTGATGAATCTGTCGTGGAGTGGGTCGTGGAGCATGGTGTTGATCCTCAATTTGGTGCAAGACCTTTAAAGAGGTTTATTCAAAGACATGTTGAAACAGCAGTAGCAAGAGAGTTGTTAAAAGGAGAAGTAGTGCCAGGAGATATGTTAAATATTACAATGAAAAATCAAGAATTACTTGTGACAAAATAA